In one Lolium rigidum isolate FL_2022 chromosome 3, APGP_CSIRO_Lrig_0.1, whole genome shotgun sequence genomic region, the following are encoded:
- the LOC124700386 gene encoding uncharacterized protein LOC124700386 codes for MLGRFFGRAGAGAAEEPAPKPFSFPEPLPTWPPGGGFARGRISIGGGELELAAATAFEKICALSPSARLQQACGVTFYRPTALPDGFSVLGHYCQPNSRPLHGHLLVARAGAADSPQPPLCAPQDYELVWAFHASGASRACSGYGRSDAYFWLPVPPEGYRALGFLVTTGPAKPALDDVRCVRADLTDDECEPHGALLRLQLKPQPQPASASASPAGEAALVVRGLRPLRRGMREKGIGAGTFCCAVDGRSPPRGEQGGLACLKNVDLDLTAMPTLEQVHAVIKHYGPTLFFHPKEVYLPSSVAWYFKNGAKLFKKGGGAVGEEIDAEGSNLPGGGWNDGEYWMDLPCDAKRRQEVCRGDIESAELYAHVKPAMGGACTDVAMWVFCPFNGPARLKLGMVSMPLGTTGQHVGDWEHFTLRVSNLTGELMAVYYSQHSGGRWVDASALEYAAGNKPAVYSSRNGHASYPYAGVYLQGSAALGVGILNDAARSKLYVDSSVKYRIVSAEYLGDGVVVEPQWLQFMREWGPTVIYKSKTRMEGTTKRLPLRIRGSAENMVSKMPNELSKEEGPTGPKEKNMWEGDERW; via the exons ATgctggggcgcttcttcggccgcgccggcgccggcgcggcggaggagCCGGCGCCGAAGCCATTCTCCTTCCCGGAGCCGCTCCCGACGTGGCCACCAG GTGGCGGGTTCGCGCGGGGCCGGATCTCCATCGGGGGCGGGGAGCTGGAGCTCGCCGCGGCCACGGCCTTCGAGAAAATCTGCGCCCTGTCGCCGTCGGCGCGGCTGCAGCAGGCCTGCGGCGTCACCTTCTACAGGCCGACCGCCCTCCCGGACGGCTTCTCCGTGCTCGGCCACTACTGCCAGCCCAACAGCCGCCCGCTCCACGGCCACCTGCTCGTCGCCAGGGCCGGCGCCGCCGACTCGCCGCAGCCGCCCCTCTGCGCGCCGCAGGACTACGAGCTCGTCTGGGCTTTCCACGCCAGCGGCGCGAGCAGGGCTTGCTCCGGGTACGGCCGCAGCGACGCCTACTTCTGGCTCCCCGTGCCGCCGGAGGGGTACCGGGCGCTGGGGTTCCTCGTCACGACGGGCCCCGCCAAGCCGGCGCTCGACGACGTCCGCTGCGTGCGCgccgacctcaccgacgacgagtGCGAGCCGCACGGCGCGCTGCTGCGCCTGCAGCtcaagccgcagccgcagccggcgtcggcgtcggcgtcgccggccggcgaggccgccttgGTCGTGCGCGGGCTCAGGCCGCTGCGCCGCGGGATGCGGGAGAAGGGCATCGGCGCGGGCACGTTCTGCTGCGCCGTGGACGGGCGCTCGCCCCCGCGCGGCGAGCAAGGCGGCCTCGCGTGCCTCAAGAACGTCGACCTCGACCTGACGGCGATGCCGACGCTGGAGCAGGTGCACGCCGTCATCAAGCATTACGGGCCCACGCTCTTCTTCCACCCCAAGGAGGTCTACCTGCCGTCGTCCGTCGCCTGGTACTTCAAGAATGGCGCGAAGCTGTTCAAGAAAGGCGGGGGCGCCGTGGGGGAGGAGATCGACGCGGAGGGGTCCAACCTCCCCGGCGGCGGGTGGAACGACGGGGAGTACTGGATGGACCTGCCGTGCGACGCCAAGAGGAGGCAGGAGGTCTGCCGCGGCGACATCGAGAGCGCGGAGCTGTACGCGCACGTCAAGCCGGCCATGGGCGGGGCGTGCACCGACGTCGCCATGTGGGTCTTCTGCCCCTTCAACGGCCCCGCCAGGCTCAAGCTGGGCATGGTCAGCATGCCGCTCGGGACCACCGGCCAGCACGTCGGCGACTGGGAGCACTTCACGCTCCGCGTCAGCAACCTCACCGGCGAGCTCATGGCCGTCTACTACTCTCAGCACAGCGGCGGCAGGTGGGTGGACGCGTCCGCGCTGGAGTACGCCGCGGGGAACAAGCCGGCGGTGTACTCGTCCAGGAACGGGCACGCGAGTTACCCGTACGCCGGCGTGTACCTGCAGGGCTCGGCGGCGCTAGGGGTTGGCATACTGAACGACGCTGCCCGGAGCAAGCTGTACGTGGACTCCAGCGTCAAGTACCGCATCGTGTCGGCGGAGTACCTCGGGGACGGCGTGGTCGTCGAACCGCAGTGGCTGCAGTTCATGAGGGAGTGGGGGCCGACGGTGATCTACAAGTCCAAGACGAGGATGGAGGGGACGACCAAGCGTCTGCCTCTCCGGATCAGGGGTTCAGCTGAGAACATGGTGAGCAAGATGCCAAACGAGCTGTCCAAGGAGGAAGGGCCGACCGGACCCAAGGAGAAGAATATGTGGGAGGGAGATGAAAGATGGTAG
- the LOC124704129 gene encoding protein ILITYHIA-like, translated as MVIRALTESTFMKPFAAALVQSMEKNLKVTSPLACFKLLRWSSYLLKWTQFATLSKGGFSRLANAQAVLSQVLMDGSFRQRRTCKQLFIRLFSESVEIYKMYIEEVRDSRISARDSPAFINLILDFTIASSSLLSEYKPLFLDLYVKTILSSKDRPSEAASEAFKPLFLDIGHEDFKNVVLPSCIKMLKRNPEIVLQSIRHLLMTVRLDLSNYSMEFMPVVLHQARHSDEERRINALSIVATLSDKSSDPDTLPSMFNAIKAILGGSEGKLSLPYQRVGMLNALEQLSRFSPKQISRLAPSVSSFLLTCYKGDGIEEVKLAALSALGSWALVSSEAVQPDVVSFITAGLKEKDTLRKGHLKLIRVICKKSDSLTKVTSLLDHLIQLSKTGFTKATQRLDGIYALYAISRIAAIDAKADGSIVKEKVWPLIAQSEPSVVSAQLLSKLTDEDCLTCVDLLQSLLVDHLFRVQEYFSVQSLLQVLIYLVCHPSWAVRKIAYDATKKILSSSGTLAEDLLFLFTDWLSLVGERISILKQSDMDGSGDSQLPFIPSTEVLVKCLFLIAPYAVDHSRRSYSRLILCSHHPCISSSSSPAGVWKRLQRRLKEQKIFLTDLIFPNISAICKELLSQDGLFSSNKQEQRAALCSLSTLMTIAPSDTFTEFEKHFIELPYRALHDGFSENDIKIFFTSEGQLSSEQGIYVAEAVASRNTKLAKGRFRAYDVQDEDPAKSDRRESSSIGKRETGKSTKKTAPVDKAKTAKEEARELLLKEESSVREKVGHVQKNLALMLDALGELAIANPIFTHGQLPHLVKYIEPLLSSPIVSDAAFCAMLRLARCTAPPLCNWATDIAAAIRVMSVEDFEMVLDLMPVIMEEDSKKRPSPGLFEQIVTGLTAACKAGPLPADSFTFIFPIMETILLSSKKTCLHDDVLQILSMHLDPILPLPRPRMLSVLYHVLSTVPAYHPSVGPMLNELCLGLKCNDLAQALVGVYAKEVHVRLACLTAIKCVPSHSVQRDLQVSTSLWISVHDPEKAVAELAEELWDRFGFDVCTDYSGIFDALSHKNYNVRAAAAEALTAALDESPDKMQDTLSALFSLYIRDLGPGVEFGDTNWLGRQGIALALHSVADVLGSKDLPIIMTFLISRALADPNLDVRGRMINAGILIIDKHGKENVPLLFPIFESYLNKRASDEETYDLVREGVVIFTGALAKHLSKDDPKVHSVVEKLLDVLNTPSEAVQRAVSDCLSPLMVSKQEEAQALVSRLLDRMMKCEKYGERRGAAFGLAGVVKGFRITSLKKYGIAATLQQALGDRASAKSREGALLGFECMCEKLGRLFEPYIIQMLPLLLVSFSDQVLAVREAAECAARAMMSQLTGHGVKLVLPSLLKGLEDKAWRTKQSSVQLLGAMAYCAPQQLSQCLPKIVPKLTEVLTDTHPKVQSAGQTALQQVGSVIKNPEISALVPILLSALTDPNGHTKQSLDILLQTTFINSIDAPSLALLVPIVHRGLRERGVDTKKKAAQIVGNMSSLVTEPLDMIPYIGLLLPEVKKVLVDPIPEVRAVAARALGSLIVGMGEQIFPDLVPWLLDTLKSDNSNVERSGAAQGLSEVLAALGKDYFDQILPDIIRNCSHQKASVRDGHLTLFRYLPRSMGAIFQNHLQSVLPAILDGLADENESVREAALAAGHIFVEYYAITSLPLLLPAIEDGIFNDNWRIRQSSVELLGDLLFKVAGTSGKAILEGGSDDEGASTEAQGRAIVEVLGRAKRDEVLAAIYMVRSDVSLTVRQAAVHVWKTIVANTPRTLKEIMPVLMDTLISSLASSSLERRQVAGRALGELVRKLGERVLPSVIPILSRGLKDPIASRRQGVCIGLSEVMGSAGKHQLLSFMDLLIPTIRTALCDSTQEVRESAGLAFNTLYKSAGLQAIDEIVPTLLRAMEDDETSATALDGLKQILSVRTAAILPHILPKLVQPPLSSFNAHALGALAEVAGPGLSSHIGTILPTLVLAMDDEDEDVQSTARKAAETVVLVIDDEGVETLMPELLRGVNDSQASMRRGSAYLIGFLFKNSKLYLADEAPEMMSTLITLLSDTDKATVSAAWEAFSRVVGSVPKEQLPTHIKLVRDAVSTARDKERRRKKSSPVLVPGLCLPKALQPFLPIFQQGLISGSADTKEQAAEGLGELIDVTSEKTLKEVVVPITGPLIRILGDRFPWQVKSAILSTLTIIITKGGLALKPFLPQLQTTFVKCLLDSNRSVRTRAASALGKLSALSTRVDPLVSDLLSMLQSGDDAVKESVLSALKGVVRHAGKSVSSAIRSRGCALLKDLLEADADDVRSSAAKAIGTLSQYTDEIETSDLVQALLSMGTLPDWCTRHGALLTFSSISRHSPTKLCNSASFASIVDLLKDSLKDDKFPVREASTKTLGRLLCYQLQFEGSTLQLIQLLIVALRDDSSEVRRRSLSCIKAAAKINHSGLATHISILGPAVGNTLKDSSTPVRLAAERCAVHVFQLTKGAENVTTAQKYLSNMTGLEVRRLAKLPVESDGSESSDDDRRT; from the exons ATGGTTATTCGGGCTCTCACTGAGTCCACCTTTATGAAGCCGTTTGCTGCTGCACTTGTTCAGTCTATGGAAAAGAATCTGAAGGTTACAAGCCCTCTTGCTTGTTTCAAGCTTCTCAGATGGTCAAGCTATCTTCTGAAATGGACCCAGTTTGCCACACTTTCTAAAGGTGGTTTCTCTAGACTGGCCAATGCACAAGCAGTCTTATCTCAGGTTCTGATGGATGGCTCCTTTCGTCAGCGTAGGACCTGCAAGCAACTATTTATCCGTCTTTTCTCTGAG TCTGTTGAAATATATAAGATGTACATAGAGGAGGTCAGAGATTCAAGGATCTCGGCAAGGGATTCTCCTGCATTCATAAATCTAATACTGGATTTCACCATTGCTTCATCTTCGTTGTTATCCGAGTACAAG CCACTATTCCTTGATTTATATGTCAAAACCATCTTGAGTTCAAAAGATCGGCCATCAGAAGCAGCCAGTGAAGCTTTTAAGCCTCTTTTCTTGGATATTGGGCATGAGGATTTCAAAAATGTTGTGCTCCCATCATGCATAAAGATGCTGAAAAGAAATCCTGAGATTGTGCTACAATCTATTAGACATCTTCTAATGACGGTTCGTTTGGACCTAAGCAATTATTCCATGGAGTTCATGCCAGTTGTTCTGCATCAGGCTCGTCATTCAGATGAAGAAAGGAGGATTAATGCTTTGAGTATCGTAGCAACTTTAAGTGATAAGTCCAGTGATCCGGACACTCTACCTTCCATGTTCAATGCTATTAAAGCAATTTTAGGAG GCTCGGAAGGGAAACTATCACTACCGTACCAGAGAGTTGGAATGTTGAATGCTTTAGAGCAACTGTCAAGATTTTCTCCAAAGCAAATAAGCAGGCTTGCTCCCTCAGTATCTAGTTTCCTTCTAACGTGTTACAAGGGCGATG GTATTGAAGAAGTGAAATTGGCAGCTCTCTCAGCTTTGGGGTCATGGGCTTTGGTATCATCTGAAGCTGTCCAACCAGATGTTGTTTCATTTATTACTGCAGGATTGAAAGAGAAAGACACTTTGAGAAAGGGGCATCTAAAATTAATACGAGTCATATGCAAAAAGTCTGATTCCCTGACTAAG GTTACTTCCTTGCTGGATCATTTGATTCAGTTGTCAAAAACTGGCTTCACCAAGGCAACACAGCGGTTGGATGGAATCTATGCACTGTATGCAATATCTAGAATTGCTGCTATTGATGCCAAAGCAG ATGGTTCAATTGTGAAGGAAAAGGTCTGGCCATTGATTGCTCAAAGTGAACCCTCAGTGGTCTCTGCTCAGTTG CTTTCCAAACTAACAGACGAAGATTGCTTAACATGCGTGGATCTTCTTCAATCACTGCTTGTGGATCATCTTTTCCg GGTCCAGGAATATTTTTCTGTCCAGTCATTGCTACAG GTGCTAATATATCTAGTTTGCCATCCAAGCTGGGCAGTTAGGAAGATAGCTTATGATGCTACTAAGAAAATACTTTCAAGCTCTGGTACCTTGGCTGAAGATCTTCTGTTCTTGTTCACTGACTGGTTGTCATTAGTTGGAGAGAGAATATCAATATTGAAACAAAG TGATATGGATGGCTCTGGAGATTCACAACTACCATTTATTCCATCTACTGAGGTCCTTGTGAAGTGCTTGTTCTTGATTGCACCTTATGCAGTTGACCATAGTCGGAGATCATATTCTCGACTTATattgtgttcccaccatccttgtaTTTCAAGCTCCAGTTCTCCTGCTGGTGTATGGAAG AGGTTGCAGAGAAGGTTGAAAGAGCAAAAGATCTTCTTAACCGACTTAATTTTCCCCAACATTTCGGCTATATGCAAG GAATTGCTTTCACAGGATGGTCTATTTAGTTCCAATAAGCAAGAGCAACGTGCAGCATTATGCTCATTATCGACACTGATGACAATAGCACCCAGTGATACATTTACAGAGTTTGAGAAG CACTTCATAGAGCTTCCATACCGTGCTTTGCACGATGGCTTCTCTGAGAATGATATCAAG ATATTCTTTACTTCAGAGGGGCAGTTGTCAAGTGAGCAAGGAATTTATGTTGCTGAGGCTGTTGCTTCTAGAAATACAAAACTTGCAAAGGGACGTTTTCGTGCATATGATGTTCAAGATGAG GACCCTGCAAAGAGTGATAGGCGGGAATCGTCTAGCATTGGCAAGAGAGAAACTGGGAAATCTACAAAAAAAACTG CTCCTGTGGACAAAGCCAAGACTGCAAAAGAGGAGGCCAGAGAGTTGCTTTTGAAGGAAGAATCTTCTGTACGTGAGAAGGTTGGACATGTGCAGAAGAATCTTGCGTTAATGTTGGACGCTCTTGGTGAATTGGCTATTGCTAATCCTATATTCACTCACGGTCAACTACCTCATCTG GTAAAATATATTGAACCATTGCTAAGTTCTCCAATAGTAAGTGATGCTGCATTTTGTGCAATGTTGAGGCTGGCTCGCTGCACAGCCCCTCCTCTTTGCAATTGGGCAACTGATATTGCTGCTGCAATCCGTGTAATGTCTGTTGAAGATTTTGAAATGGTTTTGGACCTTATGCCTGTGATTATGGAAGAAGATAGCAAAAAGAGGCCATCACCTGGCCTCTTTGAACAAATAGTAACTGGGCTGACAGCTGCATGCAAAGCGGGACCTCTTCCAGCAGATTCATTTACTTTCATCTTTCCG ATAATGGAGACGATCCTTCTTTCTTCGAAAAAGACATGTCTACATGATGATGTGCTTCAGATACTATCTATGCATCTGGATCCGATATTACCTCTACCTCGACCTAGAATGTTATCA GTTCTTTATCATGTGCTGAGTACTGTTCCTGCTTATCATCCTTCAGTTGGACCTATGCTGAATGAGCTATGCCTAGGTCTAAAATGCAACGATTTAGCACAG GCTCTTGTTGGGGTATATGCAAAAGAAGTGCATGTTAGGCTTGCCTGCTTAACTGCTATAAAGTGCGTTCCTAGCCACTCTGTACAACGGGATTTGCAGGTTTCAACAAGCCTATGGATCTCTGTTCATGATCCAGAGAAG GCGGTTGCTGAATTAGCAGAGGAGTTATGGGATCGCTTTGGTTTTGATGTTTGTACTGATTATTCTGGCATATTTGATGCACTTTCCCATAAAAATTACAATGTTAGAGCTGCCGCAGCTGAGGCTCTGACTGCTGCGTTGGATGAAAGTCCAGACAAAATGCAA GATACACTTTCTGCTCTGTTTTCATTGTACATACGAGATCTTGGTCCTGGAGTTGAATTTGGAGATACAAACTGGCTTGGCAGACAGGGTATTGCATTAGCACTCCACTCGGTTGCAGATGTCTTGGGTTCTAAAGATCTTCCTATTATCATGACATTTCTCATATCACGTGCATTG GCTGATCCTAATCTGGATGTTCGTGGTAGAATGATTAATGCTGGCATCCTTATTATTGATAAGCATGGAAAGGAAAATGTTCCTTTGCTGTTTCCTATTTTTGAGAGCTACTTGAATAAAAGG GCATCAGATGAGGAAACATATGACCTTGTCAGGGAAGGTGTTGTTATATTCACTGGTGCTCTAGCAAAACATCTATCGAAG GATGATCCTAAAGTTCACAGTGTTGTCGAGAAGTTGCTAGATGTACTTAACACCCCGTCAGAGGCAGTTCAGAGGGCTGTGTCAGACTGTTTGTCTCCACTTATGGTCTCAAAGCAG GAAGAAGCCCAAGCTCTTGTATCTCGACTACTGGATCGGATGATGAAATGTGAAAAGTATGGTGAGCGGCGTGGTGCAGCCTTTGGCCTTGCTGGAGTGGTAAAAGGATTTAGAATTACTTCATTGAAGAAGTATGGTATTGCTGCAACATTACAACAAGCTTTGGGAGATAG AGCGTCTGCAAAATCCCGTGAAGGAGCATTACTTGGGTTTGAGTGCATGTGTGAAAAGCTTGGCAGATTATTTGAGCC CTATATCATCCAGATGCTACCCTTGCTTCTCGTGTCTTTCTCTGATCAAGTTCTGGCAGTGCGTGAGGCTGCTGAATGTGCTGCTCGCGCAATGATGTCTCAGCTCACTGGTCACGGTGTTAAGCTTGTCCTGCCTTCACTTCTTAAG GGCCTAGAGGATAAAGCATGGCGAACTAAGCAAAGCAGTGTTCAACTTCTTGGTGCTATGGCATACTGTGCTCCTCAGCAGCTATCTCAGTGTCTTCCGAAGATCGTTCCGAAGCTAACAGAG GTACTAACTGATACACATCCTAAAGTCCAATCAGCCGGACAGACAGCCCTCCAACAG GTTGGAAGCGTCATAAAGAATCCTGAAATCTCTGCACTTGTTCCAATTCTTCTGTCAGCTCTGACAGATCCAAATGGCCACACCAAACAATCTCTTGACATCCTTCTTCAG ACGACTTTTATTAACTCCATAGATGCACCATCACTTGCGTTGCTGGTGCCCATTGTGCACCGAGGACTGAGGGAGAGAGGTGTTGATACTAAGAAGAAAGCAGCTCAAATAGTTGGGAACATGTCTTCTTTAGTTACAGAACCACTGGACATGATCCCATACATAGGATTGCTTCTACCTGAAGTCAAGAAG GTTCTAGTGGATCCCATACCTGAAGTCAGGGCAGTTGCTGCTCGAGCTCTTGGGTCCCTTATAGTAGGAATGGGTGAACAAATTTTCCCAGATCTCGTGCCATGGTTGTTAGATACACTGAAATCTGATAATAGTAATGTTGAACGATCTGGGGCTGCACAGGGACTAAGTGAG GTTTTAGCTGCTCTTGGCAAAGATTATTTTGATCAGATTCTTCCTGACATCATCCGGAACTGTTCTCATCAGAAGGCTTCGGTTCGCGATGGACACCTGACACTTTTCCGC TATCTGCCAAGGTCCATGGGTGCAATTTTTCAGAATCATCTGCAGTCAGTTCTTCCTGCTATATTAGATG GGCTTGCTGATGAGAATGAATCTGTTCGTGAGGCTGCACTTGCTGCGGGTCATATCTTTGTGGAGTACTATGCAATAAC GTCTTTGCCTCTGTTGCTTCCTGCTATTGAAGATGGGATATTCAATGATAATTGGCGTATCCGACAAAGTTCTGTTGAACTTCTGGGAGATCTTTTGTTCAAG GTGGCTGGAACTTCTGGGAAGGCAATCCTGGAGGGTGGAAGCGATGACGAAGGTGCTAGCACAGAGGCTCagggacgtgcaattgttgaagtTCTTGGAAGAGCGAAACGGGATGAGGTTCTTGCTGCCATTTATATGGTCCGCTCTGATGTTAGCTTGACAGTCCGCCAG GCTGCGGTACATGTCTGGAAGACAATTGTAGCAAATACTCCAAGAACTCTGAAGGAGATCATGCCTGTACTTATGGACACACTAATTTCATCTCTTGCATCATCTTCCTTGGAACGGCGGCAG GTTGCCGGGAGAGCACTTGGTGAGCTTGTAAGGAAGCTTGGTGAGAGAGTTTTGCCCTCTGTTATTCCCATTTTGTCACGAGGACTCAAGGACCCAATTGCTAGCAGAAGACAA GGAGTATGCATCGGCTTGAGTGAGGTTATGGGTAGTGCTGGAAAGCATCAACTATTAAGTTTTATGGATTTACTTATTCCTACCATCCGAACTGCTCTGTGTGACAG CACACAGGAGGTTCGCGAATCTGCTGGATTAGCCTTTAATACTCTATATAAG AGTGCTGGACTGCAAGCCATTGATGAAATTGTTCCCACACTGCTACGAGCCATGGAAGATGACGAGACCTCTGCAACAGCCCTTGATGGTCTAAAGCAGATTCTAAG TGTCCGTACTGCTGCTATTTTGCCCCATATATTGCCCAAACTAGTCCAGCCCCCTCTCTC TTCATTCAATGCACATGCACTGGGAGCACTGGCCGAGGTAGCTGGGCCAGGTTTGAGTTCACATATTGGAACCATTCTTCCTACATTGGTACTTGCTatggatgatgaagatgag GATGTACAGAGCACAGCCAGAAAGGCTGCTGAAACTGTTGTATTGGTTATTGACGACGAAGGAGTTGAAACACTAATGCCCGAGCTTCTCAGAGGAGTCAATGACAGTCAG GCATCTATGAGGCGGGGTTCAGCCTATCTTATTGGTTTCCTCTTTAAAAACAGTAAATTATATTTGGCTGATGAGGCTCCTGAAATGATGTCTACCCTAATTACTTTATTGAGCGATACTGATAAGGCAACTGTATCT GCTGCCTGGGAAGCATTTTCAAGAGTCGTTGGCTCTGTTCCAAAGGAACAGCTTCCTACACATATAAAATTAGTGCGCGATGCTGTCTCTACAGCCAGAGATAAAGAACGTAGGAGGAAAAAG AGTTCGCCTGTTCTCGTACCGGGCTTGTGTCTTCCTAAAGCACTGCAGCCTTTTCTTCCTATATTTCAACAG GGTTTAATTAGTGGGTCCGCCGATACAAAAGAGCAGGCAGCAGAAGGTCTGGGGGAGTTAATTGATGTTACAAGCGAGAAAACTCTTAAGGAAGTCGTTGTGCCAATAACAGG GCCCCTTATACGCATTCTTGGAGACCGGTTTCCATGGCAAGTTAAGTCAGCTATCTTATCAACCCTGACTATTATCATCACAAAAGGCGGGCTTGCACTTAAGCCCTTCCTTCCCCAACTTCAGACAACATTTGTTAAATGTCTACTGGATAGTAATAG ATCTGTCCGGACAAGGGCCGCATCAGCTCTTGGAAAGCTTAGTGCATTAAGCACACGGGTTGATCCTTTAGTTAgcgatctgttgtccatgttgcag TCAGGGGATGATGCTGTTAAGGAAAGTGTGCTTTCTGCACTCAAAGGTGTTGTTAGGCATGCTGGTAAAAGTGTTAGTTCTGCAATCAGATCACGTGGGTGTGCTCTTCTCAAAGATCTGCTGGAGGCTGATGCTGATGATGTACGCAGTTCTGCTGCAAAAGCAATTGGTACATTGTCACAG TACACGGACGAGATCGAGACCTCTGATCTGGTGCAGGCCCTGTTGAGTATGGGCACATTACCAGACTGGTGTACCAGGCATGGTGCTTTGTTAACATTCTCATCCATATCAAGGCATTCTCCAACAAAACTGTGCAATTCCGCATCATTTGCATCGATTGTTGATCTTCTGAAAGATTCTCTAAAAGATGACAAG TTCCCTGTTCGTGAAGCCTCTACAAAAACTCTGGGGAGGCTACTTTGCTACCAGCTACAATTCGAAGGCAGCACCTTGCAACTTATTCAGTTGCTTATCGTGGCATTGCGTGATGATTCAAGTGAAGTCAGGAGAAGATCTTTGTCCTGTATCAAAGCTGCTGCAAAG ATAAATCATTCAGGTCTTGCTACACATATCTCGATATTGGGCCCAGCAGTTGGTAATACTTTAAAGGATAGCAGTACTCCAGTTCGTCTAGCTGCAGAGCGCTGCGCAGTTCATGTTTTCCAGTTGACCAAAG GGGCAGAAAATGTCACCACTGCACAAAAGTACCTTAGCAACATGACAGGCTTAGAAGTAAGAAGACTTGCGAAGCTTCCTGTGGAGAG CGATGGCAGTGAAAGTAGTGACGATGACAGGAGGACATAA